The proteins below are encoded in one region of Methanofollis aquaemaris:
- a CDS encoding LeuD/DmdB family oxidoreductase small subunit → MRGEGRAVCLGRDIDTDLIIAGRYLRTKDRSVWAGHAFEDLDPALAGRLRGAVIVAGPNFGCGSSREQAPVALKEAGVVAVAAPTFARIFFRNAVNIGLPVLECEVPCQEGETVRFDLEEGWVEAAGVRRPLRPLSPRMREILRAGGLVPYLSGGHE, encoded by the coding sequence GTGAGGGGGGAGGGACGTGCGGTCTGTCTGGGCCGCGACATCGACACCGACCTGATCATCGCCGGGCGGTACCTGCGGACGAAAGACCGTTCGGTCTGGGCCGGTCATGCCTTCGAGGACCTCGACCCCGCCCTTGCCGGACGGCTCAGGGGTGCGGTGATCGTCGCGGGCCCGAATTTCGGGTGCGGGTCGTCCAGGGAACAGGCACCGGTCGCCCTGAAAGAGGCGGGAGTCGTGGCGGTCGCCGCCCCGACCTTTGCCAGAATATTCTTCAGGAACGCGGTCAATATTGGTCTTCCAGTGCTTGAGTGCGAGGTCCCATGCCAGGAGGGCGAGACAGTGCGCTTCGATCTCGAAGAGGGGTGGGTCGAGGCCGCCGGTGTCCGCCGGCCTCTCCGACCGCTTTCCCCGCGGATGCGGGAGATCCTCCGGGCCGGGGGCCTCGTCCCCTATCTCAGCGGAGGACATGAATGA
- a CDS encoding DUF7714 family protein: protein MIFPEECKYVGLATTKPLGEKVYFLSRWLIRETDEGPEVLAVSLADGDELMREVKAGWVLATPEETAVWPEPVNINDRSRLLRLASESGKRCTIFTSPDESRTFVFDPEPGSFLTVHVYDIVPPRAHLAAVLEELEATGLFGDLNVTFEYHIRDIRDLEAEVYPCRAGGFDRTLDADRLEGNERVAGCLTARQFCAENYGDGIEIAEICPLTQVAEEPFIARCCRGEREGVGVWNEKYGGVVHWGASPHTIDLVLRRMLEEWREDEGRGRSG, encoded by the coding sequence ATGATATTTCCTGAAGAGTGCAAATATGTGGGACTCGCCACCACGAAACCCCTGGGCGAGAAGGTTTACTTCCTCTCCCGCTGGCTGATCAGGGAGACGGACGAGGGACCGGAGGTGCTCGCGGTCAGTCTCGCCGATGGAGACGAATTGATGCGCGAAGTGAAGGCCGGTTGGGTGCTCGCCACCCCCGAAGAGACGGCGGTCTGGCCCGAACCGGTGAATATCAATGACCGTTCCCGTCTGCTCCGTCTTGCTAGCGAGAGCGGGAAGCGGTGCACGATCTTCACAAGTCCGGACGAGTCGCGGACCTTTGTCTTCGACCCGGAACCCGGGAGTTTTCTCACTGTCCATGTCTATGACATCGTCCCGCCGCGGGCCCACCTGGCTGCGGTGCTGGAGGAACTTGAGGCCACCGGGCTCTTTGGCGATCTCAATGTCACCTTCGAGTATCATATCAGAGATATCCGCGACCTGGAGGCCGAGGTCTATCCCTGCCGGGCGGGGGGATTCGACCGGACGCTGGACGCCGACCGTCTGGAAGGGAACGAGCGGGTGGCCGGGTGCCTCACGGCCAGGCAGTTCTGCGCCGAGAACTATGGCGATGGGATCGAGATCGCGGAGATCTGTCCGCTCACCCAGGTGGCCGAGGAGCCGTTTATCGCCAGGTGTTGTCGGGGCGAGCGCGAGGGCGTCGGCGTCTGGAACGAGAAGTACGGTGGCGTGGTCCACTGGGGTGCGTCGCCGCATACCATCGATCTGGTCCTGAGAAGGATGCTGGAGGAGTGGAGAGAGGATGAAGGTCGCGGTCGTTCCGGGTGA
- a CDS encoding isocitrate/isopropylmalate dehydrogenase family protein has product MKVAVVPGDGIGEEVVPVAEAALRRLHPEWDYFPVEVGYGRWKRCGAAIGAEELRALRDADAVLFGAVTTPPDPDYRSVIVMLRKELGLYANIRPVRGPGADLTIVRENTEGLYSGIEWDLPGSACTLRVVTEVGSRRIARFAAALAKGRRLTIGTKANVLKSDALFRRCAVEEAEAAGVEWEEKYIDALCLDVLMHPDRYAVVVTTNIFGDILSDAAASLVGGLGLLPSANIGDDHALFEPVHGSAPDIAGQGIANPVAALRSAAMLLDHAGDREGAAAVEAAVESTLGAGVKTSDLGGSATTVEFGEAVLGRLG; this is encoded by the coding sequence ATGAAGGTCGCGGTCGTTCCGGGTGACGGGATCGGGGAGGAAGTCGTCCCGGTGGCCGAGGCGGCGCTCAGGCGTCTCCACCCGGAGTGGGACTACTTCCCGGTCGAGGTGGGGTACGGGCGGTGGAAGCGGTGCGGTGCGGCCATCGGTGCCGAAGAACTCCGGGCCCTCCGCGACGCCGACGCCGTGCTCTTCGGGGCGGTGACCACCCCGCCCGACCCGGACTACCGGAGCGTCATCGTCATGCTCCGCAAGGAACTCGGGCTCTATGCCAATATCCGTCCGGTCCGCGGACCCGGCGCGGACCTCACCATCGTGCGCGAGAACACCGAGGGCCTGTACTCGGGGATCGAGTGGGATCTTCCAGGTTCGGCCTGCACCCTCCGGGTGGTCACCGAGGTCGGAAGCAGGCGGATCGCACGTTTCGCCGCGGCGCTTGCGAAAGGTCGTCGGCTCACCATCGGGACGAAGGCCAACGTGCTCAAGTCCGACGCTCTCTTCCGCCGGTGCGCCGTCGAGGAGGCGGAGGCGGCCGGGGTTGAGTGGGAGGAGAAGTACATCGACGCCCTCTGCCTGGACGTGCTGATGCACCCCGACCGGTATGCGGTCGTGGTGACCACCAACATCTTCGGCGACATCCTCTCCGACGCCGCCGCCTCCCTGGTCGGTGGCCTCGGGCTCCTGCCGTCGGCAAATATCGGGGACGACCACGCCCTCTTCGAACCGGTCCATGGTTCGGCGCCTGACATCGCCGGCCAGGGCATCGCCAACCCCGTGGCGGCGCTCAGGAGTGCGGCGATGCTTCTCGATCATGCCGGCGACCGCGAAGGAGCGGCAGCGGTCGAGGCGGCGGTGGAGAGCACGCTCGGTGCCGGGGTGAAGACGTCCGACCTGGGCGGGTCGGCGACGACGGTCGAGTTCGGCGAGGCGGTGCTGGGGCGTCTGGGGTGA
- a CDS encoding nucleotidyltransferase family protein, translating into MTSMKNRAEVLDILRSLKDELRERYHVERIALFGSYAREEQREGSDIDVLVAFDAGADLFDFVGLSQYLEEKLGRSVDVVPETALRPEIRNQVTRDLLFA; encoded by the coding sequence ATGACCTCCATGAAAAACCGCGCCGAAGTCCTTGATATCCTCCGGTCCCTGAAAGACGAACTCAGAGAGCGGTACCATGTCGAGCGCATCGCCCTCTTCGGATCATATGCCCGTGAGGAACAGCGAGAGGGCAGCGACATCGATGTCCTCGTCGCGTTCGACGCCGGTGCCGACCTCTTTGATTTTGTCGGCCTGTCGCAATACCTCGAAGAAAAACTTGGCCGTAGCGTCGATGTCGTACCGGAAACGGCACTCCGCCCGGAGATCCGCAACCAGGTGACGCGGGATCTCCTCTTTGCATGA
- a CDS encoding aconitase/3-isopropylmalate dehydratase large subunit family protein encodes MSTLSEQILGAPAGEYLDRRVDRAFAHDGTGVLALEAWRAIGNGVFTDPDRRHLIFDHIAPANTSLTADLQHELRAFAKKQKIHFSDVGGGVCHQVMAEGCALPGEVVVGADSHTCTLGALGAFATGVGATDLAGVWATGESWFRVPETIGIFLEGHFTGAVEAKDLALAYVAALGMDGGTYRALEFVGEGAAGLSMADRLTLSNMAVETGAKAGLFYADKTTQKYFAGFGHEVGVQHREVDGYPDEVTIDLGNLEPLLALPPRVDTVCPVAEKEGMAVDQVFLGTCTCGRYEDLERFAAIVKGKKVKVRTVVVPASRAVLLRAVETGVLTTLVEAGCAVGTPGCGPCLGAHMGVIGEGEVCLSTANRNFRNRMGVGGEIYLASPSTAAATALAGEIASPEGCL; translated from the coding sequence ATGAGCACCCTCTCAGAACAGATCCTCGGCGCACCGGCCGGTGAGTATCTCGACCGGCGGGTGGACCGGGCCTTTGCCCATGACGGCACCGGTGTCCTGGCCCTTGAGGCCTGGCGTGCGATCGGCAACGGGGTCTTCACCGATCCCGACCGCCGACATCTCATCTTCGATCACATCGCCCCGGCCAACACCTCGCTGACCGCCGACCTCCAGCACGAGTTGCGGGCCTTTGCAAAGAAGCAGAAGATACATTTCTCCGACGTCGGCGGCGGGGTCTGCCACCAGGTGATGGCCGAGGGGTGCGCCCTGCCCGGCGAGGTGGTCGTCGGTGCCGACTCGCACACCTGCACCCTCGGGGCCCTCGGCGCCTTTGCGACCGGGGTGGGTGCGACCGATCTCGCGGGGGTCTGGGCGACCGGTGAGTCCTGGTTCCGGGTGCCTGAGACGATCGGGATCTTCCTGGAAGGACACTTCACCGGGGCGGTCGAGGCGAAGGATCTCGCCCTCGCCTATGTGGCCGCCCTCGGGATGGACGGGGGGACGTACCGCGCCCTCGAGTTCGTGGGCGAGGGGGCCGCAGGTCTCTCGATGGCCGACCGTCTCACCCTCTCGAACATGGCGGTGGAGACCGGGGCGAAGGCCGGGCTCTTCTATGCGGACAAGACGACCCAGAAATATTTTGCCGGGTTCGGGCACGAGGTCGGGGTCCAACACCGGGAGGTCGACGGCTACCCCGACGAGGTGACGATCGATCTTGGAAATCTCGAACCCCTCCTCGCTCTCCCGCCGCGGGTGGACACCGTCTGCCCGGTCGCGGAGAAGGAGGGGATGGCGGTCGACCAGGTCTTCCTGGGCACCTGCACCTGCGGGCGATACGAGGATCTGGAGCGCTTTGCTGCGATCGTGAAGGGAAAAAAGGTGAAGGTGAGGACGGTCGTCGTCCCGGCGTCGAGGGCCGTGCTCCTCCGTGCAGTCGAGACCGGCGTCCTCACCACCCTCGTCGAGGCCGGGTGCGCCGTCGGGACGCCCGGATGCGGTCCGTGCCTGGGTGCGCATATGGGCGTCATCGGGGAGGGCGAGGTCTGCCTCTCGACGGCGAACCGGAACTTCAGGAACCGGATGGGCGTCGGCGGCGAGATCTATCTTGCCTCCCCCTCGACCGCGGCGGCGACTGCGCTTGCCGGCGAGATCGCCTCCCCGGAGGGATGCCTGTGA